Genomic segment of Rhodococcus rhodochrous:
GGGCCGCCGAACTCGGTGCCGCCGCCGGCTTCGACGCGCTGCTCATCACCCCCGGACCGGATCTGCGGTATCTCACCGGTTCGCGCGCCGAGTCGTTCGAGCGCCTGACCTGCCTGGTGATCCCCACCGACGGCTCCGGCGCCACCGTGGTGGTGCCGCGGCTGGAGTTGGCGTCGCTGAACGACTCCGCCATCGGTGAACTCGGTCTGCCGGTGCGGGACTGGGTGGACGGTCAGGATCCCTACGCGCTCGTGCGCGAACTCGTCGCGACGGTGGGGGCGTTCGCGGTGGCCGAGGCGATGCCGGCGCTGCACCTGGTGCCGCTGACCGCCCGGTTCGGCAGCGTCCCGGCGCTGGCGACGTCGGTGATCCGGCAGCTGCGGATGGTCAAGGACGCCGACGAGGTCGAGGCGTTGCGCCGCGCCGGTGCCGCCATCGACCGGGTGCATGCCCGCATGGGTGAATGGTTGCGCGCGGGACGCACCGAAGCCGAGGTGGCCGCGGACATCACCGCCGCGATCCTCGAAGAGGGGCACACCGCGGCGGCGTTCGTCATCGTCGGTTCCGGCCCGCACGGCGCCGACCCGCACCACGAGGTGTCCGACCGGGTCATCGAGTCCGGCGACATCGTCGTCATCGACATCGGTGGTCCCGTCGAACCGGGCTACTACTCGGATTCGACCCGCACCTACAGCATCGGCGAACCGGACCCGGAGATCGCGACGAAGATCGCGGTGCTCGAGAAGGCGCAGCAGACCGCGGTCGACGCGGTGCGTCCCGGGGTGCGTGCCGAAGACGTCGATGCCGCCGCCCGCAATCTGCTCGCCGCCGCCGGTTACGGGGAGGTGTTCGTGCACCGCACCGGGCACGGCATCGGCCTGTCGGTGCACGAGGAGCCGTACATCGTCTCCGGCAACGACGACACCCTGCAGCCCGGCATGGCGTTCAGCATCGAACCGGGCATCTACTTCCGCGGTGAGTGGGGTGCGCGGATCGAGGACATCGTCGTCGTCACCGAGGACGGCTGCGAGTCGATGAACCTGCGCCCGCACGGATTGACGGTGCTGCCGGGCTGATCCCGTCCCGCCGGGTCAGCGTTCGTCGAGCAGGGCGAGCAGCTTGTCGGCGAGCGGACCGGGATGGTCGGCGGCGGCCTGCCGCAGCGCCTCGTTGCGGGCGCGGATCTTGCGGGCGAACTTCGTCTGCGCGCCGGTGAGAACCTCGTAGGTGAGGATCTCGGTGTCGTAGTCCTCGACGATGCCCAGCAGCCGGTCGAGTTCGGCGACGGTGAGCAGGACGGTGGCCAACTCCGGGAAACCCTCCTCGGCGGCGTGCCCGGTCGCGAGGTCGCGGCGGGACTTCAGATCGGCGAGGAAGACGTCGATGCTCGGGGTGCGGTCACTGTCCATCCCGCAGACAGTAGAACCCCGCCACTGCATCCCGGAGCTCGACCCGGGACACTGGCCGCATGAACCACACCGCGCAGGGAACCGTCGTCATCTTCGGGGGACGCAGCGAGATCGGCGTCGAGACCGCCACCCGCCTCGCGTCGGGCCGCACCGTGATCCTGGCCGCGCGTCGCGCCGACGACCTGGCCGACGAGTGCGCCGCCGTGCGGGCAGCGGGCGCGACGGCGGTGCACCCGGTCGAGTTCGACGCCGACGCCCTCGACACCCACACCGCGGTGCTCGACCGCATCGCTGCCTTCGGGCCGATCGATGTGGCGGTGCTGGCCTTCGGCATCCTCGGCGACCAGGCCCGCGCGGAAACCGATGCGGCGCATGCGGTGTCGATCGTGCACACCGACTACCTCGCGCAGGTCGCGTTGCTCACCGACCTGGCGCAGCGGTTGCGCGCGCAGGGCTCGGGGCGGCTGGTGGTGTTCTCCTCCGTGGCCGGGTGGCGGGTGCGCCGCGCCAACTACGTCTACGGCTCCGCGAAGGCCGGCCTCGACGGTTTCGCGTCCGGTCTGGCGGATGCCCTGCACGGCAGCGGCGTGTCGCTGCTGCTGGTGCGCCCCGGTTTCGTGATCGGCCGGATGACGGAGGGCATGAGCCCGGCGCCGTTGTCGAGCACCCCACCGCAGGTCGCCGACGCGACGGTGCGGGCGCTGCACCGCGGGCGCGGGGAGGTGTGGGTGCCGGCGGTGCTGCGGCCGGTGCTCTTCGGGATGCGGCTGTTGCCGCGCGTGATCTGGCGGCGTCTGCCGCGCTGACGACTGCGGCAGACGGCGAGCGCTTCGCGCAGACCGGGCCGATGTCGATTGTCTCCCGCGTAGCCCTTGTCCGTATAGAGCGCCCTTGTCCGTATAGAGCCGGTCGTCGCGGACTCCGGCCTTTGCGGGCTCCGTGGTGCGGTTGCAGATCTTGGCCCGTGGTGCTGCATCGGGAATAGCCGATCAGGATTCCGTCCATGAGGCGACGAAAGTGCTGTTTGAGTCAGCTATTCGAGACCGACATGCAGGACGGTTAAACAGGACGGTCGGACGGGCGTCTTCCCCAGGACGCGATCGAGTGCCGGGCCCCTTCGGGGTGTGCTGTTTGAGGATCGGTCCGCAGACTTGATCTTGTTCCGAAAACGAACGTATATGAAACATCCACGGCGGAACCGAGCGATGTGATCTTCGGCGATAGGTGGCACGGTTCTGAGCGGTGAGAACGGCATGGTCCTCGGGGCGCAGCGGCGGGCAAATGATCAGATCCATCTCTCGTACCGGTCGGCGGGCATCAGCTTCGGGAAGAACTCCTTTCGGAGGTCGCGGATCAGCGCGATGTAGTTCCCGCCGTCGGTGCGTGCGGCAGTTTGAAGACTCTGGAATGTGCCCCGCAGCGGATCGAATGCAAATGATTCGGAGACATCTCGCACCGCGTACATCGCGATGACCGGCGCCGGAGCCGGACCGTTCTCAGGGATTGTGGTGTCGATGGTGGGGTCGTCCTGGAACGCCTGCCACAGCTGCTCAGGTTCGTCGCGGCCGAACGGGGGCGACAACGTCCGGTTGCCGTCGTCGAGCGCGTCGAGTGCCGGCGCGATCCAATCCCTGTCGGCGATGCCGGCGATGGTGAAGGCTCGTCGGACAGCCCAGACGGTAATGCGCCGAAGTTTCGGCTCGCGAGCCCTCGCAATCGCGTCCGCAAGCGCGCGATCGACACCGGCGAGGTCGATCGCGTGGGGGCACCGGCTCAGTTTCTCGGACGGCGGTCTCCCACCCCATCGGATGGCCTCCTGCTTCGCCGCCTCGGCCATCTTCTCGTAGCCGACCCTCAAGTAGATGGTTGCGTCGGCGGCCGGATCGGGGTCCCACCACTGGCGGGTCGGATGTTCGACGATCTCCTGCTCCCAGGCACTGTCCGTCTTGTGAAGCCGAACCATCCCGTGGGGCCGATTCACCCGCCATACCTGCACCAGGTACTCCTCGGTGGGCTCGTCGACCTCGAGAGCCCAGTGCGTGTCCCGACCGCGACCGGACACCCGGAACCGATACGACCCGCGGCCGATAGGCAGCCGACCGAAGTCGGGTAGCTTCTCCCCACTCAGGGTGATCACGGCGAATGCCTTGGTCACCTTCACCGTGGCTTCCTCGACGACCTCCCACCCGCATCGGTCAGCGTGGAAATCCGGCTCGTTGTCACAGACCTCGACGGTCAACGACACCGGACCGTAGGCGATGCCGGTCAGGACCGTGACGAAGTTCTGCCCGATCTCGATGACGCTGCCGGTCTCCGACGGTTCGTAGGTTTCCGCGGTCACAGATCCCAGGACGAACTGGTGATGATCCGCGACGGCCACGCCGGATTGGTTCATCAAGGCACGGTAGCGCACGAGGACTGCATCCTCTCCGACGCCAAACGGGTGAGCAGCCGCCCTGATCGGTTCCATCTCGGGTAGGAGCGGCAGCTACTGACCGAACGTAGAGCGCAGATGGGCGTTGATGAGCACGTTCACCCGTTTGCGCATCCGCAGGATCGTCTCGTTGTCCGGTATCGGGTCGTCGACCGTCAGGATCCAGCACACGGCGGTGTCGCTGCGCCGGGATCCGGAGAGCTCGAACCGGATCCGTGCGTCGCGGCGCCACGACCAGATCGAGGTCCACACCACCAGATCCGGCTCGACAGCCTCGACGACCTCAGGGCGTTGTTCGTCCTCGTGCAGAATCAACCACGGACGCCTCGGATCACGGTCGGGGTCGATCAAAGCCTGATAGACGATGTGCGGCGGGGGCGGCTGGGTGCGCCGCCGACGCGCGATTTCCGACATAGCGCACCCTAGCGTTTCACTGCCTCGAGACGGGGTCTGCCCTGATAGGCGGCGCGGTAGATTCGTCGGCATGGATACCGCCGAGCGCGTGCTGGCCGCACCACGAGGCCGGCGGTTCGCCGCCCACCTGGGCTATGCGTGCAGCACCGACGAGCGAGCAAGCAACTATCTCGAGCCCCTCACCCAGGCAGATGCCCTCGACGTCCTGGCCGCCGTCGATGCCGAAACCGTCGCGCAGTTGTCCGAGCTCGACGTGCTCGAAGCATTGGGCCGGGCAACGGATTTCGCGCGGTACTGGCAACCCCCGGACGAAGAGGACCTCTGGTTCGCCGATCCGGCTATCGTCGCGGCCCTGCACCCGATCGTCGAGGCGGTGCTGACCTGCGACCATGCCCGGTGGTGGAGCACACCGATGGATCCGACATGCCAACGAGCAGTGCAGAAACGCTACACCTCCACCGACGAATGGTCCGAGACGTTCTGGAACAACCAGGACCACGACGCCGACCTGCCCGCCTGGCGACGGCATGTCCTCGCCGACGAAGAGCGGTTCCGGCGCTTTCTGAACGCCGAACCCGAACGACAGATCAGCGGCGAGTGGTGGTCGACCCCGGTCCCGAGCAGAGTACGGGTCACCAGCCGCGCACGGCAGAATCTGGGTGCGGTGGAATTGCTGCTCGCCGAAGACGACAACTCCGACGGTCGCCACGCCCGGGTGTGGCCGGTGCATGTCGACGACGCGGCGCGGGTCTACGAGATCACCGGCCCCGCCGCCTGGACCCAGCTCGTCGACGCGTATCCCCTGGCAGTGGCGGCGTCGCGGCGCTCCGACTGGTACGAGACCACCGGCAAGTATCTGCAGTGGTACCTGCCGGACTGGGCAGCGGTGAGCGCCGACCACGACGCGGTGCACCTGACCGTGCTCGGGTATCTCACCACCCCCGGGCTGGCGCTCCCGCTGACCACGCACACCGGGGCCAGTGTCCTGGCCGGATGGGATCCCGACGCCACCTTCTGGCTCGACCCGCGCCTGGTTAAAGTCGACGGCCGACCCGTCGAATGGCACCGCACAGGCGACACACCCTGGATGCCGAGATCAGCAACATGAACACCACGCCGGCCCCTGGAATCCGGCGCCATGATGGCCGATTGGCTTCGATCGGCCTGCTCGTTGCCGTGCGTGCTGCTGGGCACTTCGCTCCGCCCCGAAATTCCTCGACCGCTCAATGCTTTTCGAGTCCGTCCCGAGCGGAGAACACGGACTCGGTCGCCCCTCCTTCACCGAGCCTGGTCAGGTTCCCTCGAGCGGACGCGAACCGGCCCGGTGTTGGGCTACTCCCAGTACAGCGGCTCACGTGCAGGATCGTCGAGTACAGCGTCGATTCGCTGGTCGCCACAATGCGGTCGATTGCGTCCGCACTGGCACCGATCGTGGCGAAGTGCGGATCGACATCGTTGGTGATGCACCAGGCACGGTCCGCCGGCCAGATGAAGGCGGGATCAGGCGAGTCGCCATACGGCCACCGCGCAGGGTCGTCGCTATTCCAGTGTGCGTAGTCCGCCAGCGTGCCGCGGAACAACCAGTAGACGCGATTGGGGATCGCAAAGTTGGGCGCCGAGTTGATGGTGGTGGTGCCCCACCCTTCCCACAGGCAGAAGTAGCACTCGTCTGGTGTGGTCGTGTATCGAGACAGAACCTCCAGTGCCACGGCGATCTGATCCTTCTCCGACAATGCGTTCTGATCGAAATCGACGTCACTCGTCTTCTGTCCAGGAAAGCTCGGATCGGGGATGAACCTCACCCGCGCATAGCGCGGATATCCGACTGGGCCGCGACCTGCCAATCGGTACCACGGAAGTCTCTGCTCGACGAGCCAATCGGCGGCCGATGCATCGTGGCACAGTTCGAAGCTCACCCGGCGATTATTCGAAGTTCGACGAGAACACCGACTTCCTGGGTCCATGGCCCCTCCGGTGGTGGAATCAGATTGATGCAACTCCCCGAGCTCTCGATGATCGGCGACTCGGGCACCGTGCCCGTCGCGAAGCCGTTCTGCCCCTCCCGGACAGGCCCGAAGGTATGGATCCCGCCCCCGCTGTAGTGGCCGTTCGCATCCGGCCAGCTCGTATGGCTCACCAGCCGGCGACCGGTCACCGCGGCGCGCACACGGGCCTGTTCCGGCACCAGCGCCGGGAAGTCGGCCGACAACGAGCCGGTCACCTGCACGGTGCCGCGATACAGCGTGCTCGAGTGCAGAGCTGCACCCCAGCCCCGGCCGTGCAGAAGCAGCGAATAGGTCCCCGGATGCGTCCGCCCGGCCGGATCGACCCATTCCCGGGACAGTCGTCCGTCACCGCGCACCTCCACTCGGGCGGTGAGGTCGTTGCACATCTCGGGAAGAATCCCCGGCTCCAG
This window contains:
- a CDS encoding SDR family NAD(P)-dependent oxidoreductase, whose amino-acid sequence is MNHTAQGTVVIFGGRSEIGVETATRLASGRTVILAARRADDLADECAAVRAAGATAVHPVEFDADALDTHTAVLDRIAAFGPIDVAVLAFGILGDQARAETDAAHAVSIVHTDYLAQVALLTDLAQRLRAQGSGRLVVFSSVAGWRVRRANYVYGSAKAGLDGFASGLADALHGSGVSLLLVRPGFVIGRMTEGMSPAPLSSTPPQVADATVRALHRGRGEVWVPAVLRPVLFGMRLLPRVIWRRLPR
- a CDS encoding M24 family metallopeptidase, with the protein product MTTAAPRFPADRYAARLARAAELGAAAGFDALLITPGPDLRYLTGSRAESFERLTCLVIPTDGSGATVVVPRLELASLNDSAIGELGLPVRDWVDGQDPYALVRELVATVGAFAVAEAMPALHLVPLTARFGSVPALATSVIRQLRMVKDADEVEALRRAGAAIDRVHARMGEWLRAGRTEAEVAADITAAILEEGHTAAAFVIVGSGPHGADPHHEVSDRVIESGDIVVIDIGGPVEPGYYSDSTRTYSIGEPDPEIATKIAVLEKAQQTAVDAVRPGVRAEDVDAAARNLLAAAGYGEVFVHRTGHGIGLSVHEEPYIVSGNDDTLQPGMAFSIEPGIYFRGEWGARIEDIVVVTEDGCESMNLRPHGLTVLPG